The sequence GTCATATCGATTGATCTCCAGGCCAAACATTCAGCCGGGTCATGCATCTATAGATTAAAAACCCATTTACTTCTGTCTCGTGTTAACTCGCTCGTTTCATCCCAAATAAAaacctttctcttttctcctccacTCAGGTAAGAACGACATCTTCGGCGAGCCCATCAGTCTCTACGCGAGGCCTGGGAAATCCAGCGCCGATGTCCGAGCTCTTACCTACTGCGACCTGCACAAGATCCTGAGGGACGATCTGATCGAGGTGCTCGACATGTACCCCGATTTTTCCGACTGCTTCTGGACCAACCTGGAGATCACCTTCAACCTCCGAGATGTAAGGCCTTAGAACTTAAGCTGAGGGGAAATGGCTAGCTCATGTACCTGAtgatatacagtgtgtgtgtgtgtggttgtgtaagTTACTGGAGCTTGTGTGTATCAGGCAGACAGAATTATACAGCCGAACCCTGGAGAGGAGTCAGACTGCGGATACAGACGAGGACAGCAGAGGAGACACTCCCTCCATCGCAACAGACCGGGTaacaccctgtgtgtgtgtgtgtgtgtgtgtgtgtttctctagCTCAACAAATGATTCATCAGTTTATTTCAATAACAATTAAACTATATACTCTTCAACCTGTGGTCAGTCTGTCAGGGAGATGTGGTTGCTTAGTggctaaggtgttggactactgatcagaaggttgggagtTTGAATCCCCGGTCTACGATGCCTCTGcttggcccctgagcaaggcccttaaccctcagatGTATAAAGTGAGATAGATTATAAATTGCTCTGGATTAACTCTTTTTATTTTGAGAAAAACTGCTGTTACATAGCAGTCTCAGCGGTCATGTTGTGGCTTTCTTTCTTCTACCATCTTTATTTCTGACCACTCTCATGTCCTGATGCTCTAGAGATGTTCTATTAACAATATTTAAGATAATAATGAATATGCTGTATACTGGATATTTTTAAATTGCTATATATTCTATAGAGATGCCTGGCATTATGGGAAAGGCAGTGTACATATATTCTATGTGGATATATATGGAGATATTTGGAGATATATATAGAGATATTTGCCTACGCATGCCTGATCTCTCTGCTTTTGCTCTCTTCAGACGGCACAGATAGAGAAGAGACTTATCCAGACCAGTCATGCGGCTCCTTGGGGAACCACAGGGGGGTGCTGTTGCACTCACAATGGGAGGAGCTGTGCAGCAGTGTGAGTGCCGCCTCTTTGTCCAGTGAGGACAAGATCAAACACTCAGGGCCTGGACAGGGAGATGTGCATGCTCAGGATGTGAGGGAATACCTCCCTACTGTGGTCAACCTCCTGCCCCCCAGCACCGGAGAACGAGGAGCTCATCCCTTTTcaggtacagagagagagagagagagagagagacatgtactcaggccacacctcctttactgagactgacatgcactcaggccacacctcctttactgagactgacatgtactcaggccacacctccttcactgagactgacctgcactcaggccacacctcctttactgagactgacatgcactcaggccacatctcctttactgagactggcATGcactcaggccacacctcctttactgacatGGACTCAGGCCAcatccttcactgagactgacctgcactcaggccacacctcctttactgagactgacatgcactcaggccacacctcctttactgacatggactcaggccacaccttctttactgagactgacatgcACTCAGggcacacctcctttactgagactgacatgcACTCaagccacatctccttcactaagactgactttcactaaggccacacctccttcactaagactgactttcattcaggccacacctccttcactaagactgactttcattcaggccacacctccttcactaagactgactttcactcaggccacacctccttcactgagactgaaatgCAATCAGGCCatacctcctttactgagacgaACAATTgctcaggccacacctcctttactgagacgaACAATTgctcaggccacacctcctttactgagacgaACAATTgctcaggccacacctcctttactacgCCACATATCTCCTTCTCTGACTGACAGCcacatagaccacacctcctttactagaactaattataaatttaagagccttgtctttagtttCTTTTacttctatataaatatatatatttctctcacTGTGTAGGTGTACCAGAGTCTCTGAACGTCTCGGGGCTGTACGGCTGCTGGTCCGAGCGCAGGCAGAGTCAGTACGCAGAGAGACCGAGGCGCTTGTCGACATCACGCacctaccatcatcatcaacagcgTGGTGCAAATGCAGAGGAGAGACCGGGCGATCTCCAGTCTCGCCTTGAACTGCTGCAGTCCCAGCTGAACCggtgagagcacacacacttttcttttccATCTCGTGATATTTTCTACACGATTTTGATAGTTATCTGCTTCCTTCAGCTCTGTGGTTGGCTTTCTGCTCACGCTGTCTCTGTTTCCTGCTTTCCCTTTGCTTTctcattgctctctctctctctctctctctctttctctcatttgttTGTAATCACGATTCTTCCCACTTGAATAtccctgcactgacacacaccagccgtctctctgtgttttctgtCTGCAGATTGGAGACGCAGATGACGGCCGACATTAACGTGATCCTGCAGCTGCTCCAGCGACAGATGGCTCAAGTGCCACCCGCTTACAGCTCCGTATCTCCAGCTCCAGCGGCACATCACACCACTCCTCCATCCGGCCTGTACGGGGCTCCGATTTTCCACCCTGGGACTGCTGAACACGTCAGAGAGCCAACACACTCCTCCACCAACACTGTGAGTGTTGAAGGGTTCCAGTGTGGAGAATATACAGGGATTACTGTACCAGCTGCTCGGATGCACTTGGATAGGTTCTACATATAACCGATAAATATTTGAGACTTTTTTATTTGGCTGATTTATCCTTAAAATAGTGACTTACATTTTGACAGGGCTCGATTAAAGCAGATATGTCGTAATTGTCTAAGCTTTTCGAGCACAAAAACAAGAAATCCTGGAAGGTGTGACTCCGTTCTCAGTGAAATATGAACAGAAATATTGCTGTAAGAGTCATCAAATTGATGCCTTGAGACTGTTAGCATTGTTCAGTGATGGCATTGAAAATCTGAATCTCATCGTAGTAAAATTACCTTAAGAAATGAAATTGTATCGTATCAGAGTAGATCAAATATCAAATCTGTGTCAAATCGTATTGTATAGAAGCTTGAGGATTTGTTGGAAGTCGTCATGAATGTTAATTAAAGCAAAAACAGAACTTCCTCTTTTACTTCCTGCAGCATATTCACTTTAATCCTCTCTCCCCGTCCCACAGAGTCCAGACTCGGACATCTCTAACCCTCACGCGTCCCTGTCCAGCGGCGTCCACCTCACCGCAGACGATGCCACATCCGTGTCCCTGGATCCTGACCCAGAGCCGTGCGTCCAAGAGAATCTCAACGTCCCTGAAAACCTGCATCCTCACCTCAGCCTGCGTTTCCCGTCTCTCCCTGAGCACCTGGAGAGCCCAGATGACGCATCACACGTCCGAAGGCACCTGTCCGACCCTGGACTCCCGGGCAGCTAGAGTCCTGAGCGTCCTGTCTTCTCATCTCCACTGCTGGACCACACGTGTGTCCTACATTAACTCTACTGCAGGACACGACAGAGTCGCAGtcctccttcttcctcttccccttctcttcctcctctttttctttcagatCTTCTGGAGACTGTGAGCTTCGAACAAACTCTAAGCCTCCACACATGGACCCAGGGATCATCCGTATCTGAGCGGAGACGACCCAGTACCCATGGTTTGAGACAAACACGCTCAGATACCAAAATACAAAGTGTGTTATGTGAGATCATGGGTTCGGCTCTGCCGTGACGACAAAGCGATAGTGTTATTTATACTGACACTATACTGACATCAGGAAGACACTTACATCTACAATACCTACATCTAGCTTTTTCCTTCACACAGGGGTGAAGGTTCGTACCCCTGAATTAAAACCCGGGACTGTTCATGAAGGCTGATTTCTGATCGGTTTACCGTTGTATCCAAACCTCTAGCGAAAGAGAGACGCCGTGTTTCCCGACAGCGAGGCTCACTCAACACTGATCATCAAATCATGATGTCCGCTTACTTTACCACGAATTTATTACGAAAAATCAAACAaggaattattttcatttaaattcagcATTCCAGGAAACGGGAAGTTGTGTGGAAAAATTCATTCCAGcttccctccaggatttcagagattttttttgtcttttgattGTTGCATCCGTAATGACCTTCTGTGAGACTTGAAAGCTCCATACTCTTGAAAGGTAGAGGAATTCGACGGAATGCGTGTTTTGATGAATGTCACAGGATCATCAGCGTCTCTGCAGAAAATCggtgtcatttaaaaaaaggaataaaataaaccGCAAGCTTCTCCAAACATCctggagtttgcttgatttctGCAGTCGCGACAACAAAAACCCTGGAAATCCTGGAGGGTCTCTCTCGGATCTCTGTGAAATATTAAGTGTAAAAACCTCCACCCTGATacacataaaatatttaacatttatttattacctatATTTTTGATCCTGTATACTAATTATCTCATGCGGCAAATATTCAGGTTTCGATCTTGgacttttaaaaacaacaaaccaaAAGCTTCACCGTTTCATAACGTCATGTTAGCGAGAAACCTAATTCTCAGAGACTCAacatcccagaatgcaatggAACTATATTACAGAAGTTTAGCCGCTGAGCAGAACGAAGCACTAAagtgtatttgtatagcgccttatagagtggacattgtctcaaagcagctttacagaagaagagaaacagagaaaggagagaaaaaaataaataaataaaataaaaataaataaattattaaagggcagcacggtggcttagtggttagcactgttgcctcacagcaagaaggtcctgggttcgaacaggcaggggcctttctgtgtggagtttgcatgctctccccgtgcctgtgtgggtttactccgggtactccggtttcctcccacagcccaaaaacatgtacgtTAGGtggattggtcattctaaattgcccataggagtgagtgtgtgtgtgtgtgtgtggttgtctgtctatatgtgtggccctgtgatggactggtgacctgtccagggtgtacccctgcctttcacccagtgtgtgctgggataggctccagcagacccccgtgaccctaattaggaataaagcggggatgaaaaattattaaactactttatctctattttatccctaatgagcaagagatggtggcaaggaaaaactccttgagatgatacgaggaagaaaccttgagaggaaccaggctcagaagggaacctcgtcctcatttgagggacactggacagtaaataatgtaactgtaactgattaatgtcctttattcaacagcaatcaaaggcccatgaggaactattaggtcagtgtagtttcacTGTAGAGATGACGTAGTTAGGAAATAAATCTGAGTACAAGTTACACTGTAGCTGAACGGCATTCTGGGTAACGTAGGAAAGCGGGActtaatttcaatttatttgtatagcaccttttacaatggacattgtctcaaagtagagaaagaaaattattattatattaaaagaagagaaaattattattaaataacctCGTGGTCTCGGACACTGTCGATCATCACGTCTTGGTTAGAAAGATTCAGAGAGGAGTTCCAGATGTTTCCTCACACAAGCCTGATGTTCGGCTCCTGTAGTCATTCGTTCACGGACCCGGACGTTTTGAACAGGTCAGTGACCGGTCAGATAAACGCCACACACTCTCTGTTCACGTtttgattaaaaatataaaggacGTGATTATTATCCCGGCTGTTTCTGTTTATCGAAGCCGTGGAATTTTTTAAAACCCTGAGCTGGAAGACATGGTTAGGTCCATGAGGAGATGGATAAAGCTGCTCGCTTTGGAGTTTGGGGTTAAACGCTGAATTCAGACGAAAGCACTAGAAGAACGTGGATGGAGATGAAGCGTGAGTCTCCAAGCCTAAAAAGACTGAGAAGCTGGAttttaaacacactctcattaCTTAGCAGCTCAGTTTTCATATCTTCTAGCTAGTTTAGAAGGTGGAGGAGATCTGATTGCACAGATATACTAacacagtgattttattttatttatgtgttcGGACACCTGACATTACCTCCAGGCATTGTGTATTTCTTACTTCAGCTTCAATTATTTCCAGTTCTTCGGTGGAGTTTGCTAAGAAACACAGGGAgagctctctatctctctctctctctctctctctctctctctctctctctcaggatttGAACTTGAATGAGTTATCTGATCAGTTATCACAACTCTAATGTCCAGATTTTAGAGACGGTCCCTGAGAACACTGAGAACTCTCGCCTCAGACAAACTGAACCTTTTTACTGCCTCTAAATTCGACACTGTAAGTAAATATCTCTGGCATTTTTGAACTGTACGCGTCTCACAGATCTACGGTGGCCTAGAAGTGCAAAAagaataacaaatccgaaaacacaaggacgattcagacaaagAGGAAAAAGTCCGGtgtagtttgcgaatggaattctggcctctgattggacgagacatctgtcactcaggatacaCAGgcagtaggaaattgtgtaacttgatttcttgtacatgtgtggagttctgccttcactttaaaccatattttaaatattttaaagacaataacaaacatatatattcatatttataagaaaacatAATTGATTCAGGGCTACTGTGATGAAGGAGgttcatatggcgtgattttggatattctgatagcgtatcatggagtaaagattagtttgcgatctctaaaaactcacctgaagaacgcaggaatgtttccgagaccaaactattccagattaaaggatgtaaggagcgctataagagcagagctgtgttcatacacacaccaatccactttctactgctgcagctactgctggacctcctgtagatcctgagtgacggatgtctcgtccaatcagagggaaggaTTCCGTTCGCAAACTACACCTACcttttgtctgaattgtcctttggatttgttattgtgttttgcacttcttggcAGTTAGCGAACCACAGAAATGTGTTTTCAGTGTATAAACTCGTGATGTTTCAGTCGTCTTCTGATTATATTCCAGAGAATTAAGCGTTCAATGTTAAATGACCGGACACATCAATCACGACTGATTCATTGGACAGGGATAAAGACTGGACTTAGTGAAAAACAtgccaaagtgtgtgtgtgtgtgtgtgtgtgagagagagagaatattacaCTGTACGTTATTGAATGTTGGACACATGAAGAATGTGAATCTAGGTCAGATTCAACAGAAAACTTGTGCCTGACTGTTAAAGGTTTACCAAAAAGCACAAAACTGctgggttttatttttgttttttagattaAAGATTATTTATAACACAACAagattgtgtatgtgtaatcATTTCCTAAATAAAGGAAAACACCCTCACCATCAGCGCTGTACAGCTCCTCCAGGTCATGTTTAAAatgctgaattttatattttatttatttattattattttttagaagaTCTCTAAGTGACTAAATGTTTACGGCGTCATTTTATAGGAGATCATTTTAACTGCTCAACTAAAATAATTGTTTCAtttaatagttataataattataatcaaATAAAAGCAGAATAATTATAATCGAATGAAAGCAgagatttattaattaaagtatAAAACGACGAAAAATATTTTCTCTAATCTCTTCAGTTATTTCATAAAGTTTTGCCTGGAGACAAATTTGCAGTGTGGCATGAACTATATTTTGCCTATAGTTTATTTaatgccccccccccaaaaaaaatagataagaaaagaaattctagaatttatatttaacaatttacatgaaaatttacaaaataaattagtGCTAGAAATTTGCaatgaaaatgtgaaaagaaattgttaaataaatcttttaaaaaaaactctgcaaatacaaagaaaaaatctaactaactaactaaataataaataaataaattcaaagaaataaatctgtaagAACAAATTTGAAAGTCTCtgaaaagaagtaaaaaaaaaaaatcctgtaaaaatgtcttaaaataaatttttttaaatcgaTGAAACAAATCAAAAACCTCCATAAAATATATCTACAAAAACTCTAAACACAATTCtaaaaaatctaacaaaaatTCCACATCCCTACATTGAAAACCCTACCAAAACTTTACCTCCGCTCCAGTTTGTAACTGCAaattaaaagcattaaaaatatatttttttctatactatattaatctatataattttatacagaataaaataataataataataataataataataataacaacaacaacaacaactcacAAAGCTGTATTGCTACAAATGATcatattgaattgaatatattataaaattatcatatcattgatttttttaatttattatattattttgttgAATTGTTTTGGCAAAAAGAATTTCATTCCTAATCGTTGTGTTGCGTTTTTTGTTCATGGGTTTATTTGGAAATCATGCTTAatggaaaacattttaatagaagatgttgaggttgcaaattagaaagaaaatgtacttaaaacagtattattattattattattattattattattattattattattattattatcagattGCTCCTGTGAGGACTTCAGTCTCAGTCCATTTTCAGCTGCGTGAGGAATGACGCCGGTCAGATAAAAGACTCGATCTCTCCTGCGTGGAAGAACAATGCGAGTTTATTAATAGAAAAAACATTGCAGTTGGGCACACAgatgtaatcacacacacacttctttacgAGAGAAGAGCGAACAGTCCGAGCTGAAGCGGTTCCGCGTCACAGCCGGACGTGTTCTCGGACCGGACCGGACTGTGAGGAACAGCGAATCCGTATGCAACTGTTACAACATGAACGCTTGCCCCTAgcttatttataatatttatatatgtatgtacatcTCTCACCTCGAGCACAAACATGctttagagaaaaaaataaaataaaacaaaaggagTGAACTTCCGTGAAGtgaaagaaggagaaagggTTCTGTTTTCGTTTGAAGAGTGGTGCGAATGCGTCGTTCCTTCGTAGCATGCGCTCGAGTAGGAACCAAATGTGACATTTCTCCTCACCTTCTTTCCCCCCGGCGCCGCCTTCGGAGCCCGTTTTAATCAGTGcagctttggaaaaaaaaacagacctgaTGATAACAGAGACTTTGCCATTGTGTTGCTATGACAACGAACCGAAGCTACTTCCTTCATGATGATCATTAACGAGGAAAAAGCAGCCATATTTCTCTCATCGAAGCGAAAGAACATCCTTTAGGAAAGTTTGAGCACCACTGTTGGTCAAAATATggtaataattttataaaaacaGCCACACCTCAGCAGCGGTCCTTACTCACCACATGTGCTTGGTTATAAAATCGAATCGGACCTTTTTCTTTTCGTTGcaaatctttttgttttgttgtaaagCTGATTAAAGACTGAGCGGGAAAAAAAACCAAAGCATCAGTGCTTCTGCTCGTTAACTAGTCTTCATTTTCTACTTGAAATGCAGGATGAGTTACACTGAGCAACATCGTTactttcaaaacaaacaaaaaaaattctctggTCTCTGAATGCAGAAATATCTACACACGCCATGGCGGGAAAAAAACTAGCCTGCAAACCGAAACGAGAGGATCCGAACGGCTCCAACACGAACAGATCAACACTTCAAGACGTAcgaatgaaacacacacacttccgctCATGATCTAgaaacacattctcacacacacacacacacacaaccccagaATCCTGTCCATTAGCCGAGTCCTCCTGCCATCTCCACTCCTTTACAGCAGCACAGAAACCAGACCCCAGCTCCAGCTCCGGCTCCGACTCCAGGTCCGGCTCTGGCTGCTGCTCCGTTGTCGTGGCTCTCGCTGGGACTGGCCCCGCtctcggtggtggtggtggtgatggtgggagAGGCGGGGTCAGCGGCAGCGGCGGCCTCGGCGGCGCTGTTAAACACGCAGAATCTCCAGGCAGTTGTTGTAGCAGATGGCGATCCAGTCTGGCTGAGTGGACGCCCACTGGACGTTGTTGATCTCGCCCTCGGCTGTGTAGGCCAGGATCGGGTCCTCGATGGCGCGTGGCATCTGCTGGATGTCCCAGATCAGGGCCTGGTGATCATCCGCtacgaagagagagagagagagagacagatagatagattaagtGAGTAAAAGTGGAAGAgaattaaaaagagaaagagacagaaaaaaagaatatgGGTGAtcgagagagagtgaaagaataagagagagagagagagagagagagagagagagagattaagtgAGTAAAAGTGagtgaggaaagagagagagagagagagagagagagagagagagagacagatagattaaGTGAGTAAAAGTGagtgaggaaagagagagagagagagagagagagagagagacagatagattaaGTGAGTAAAAGTGAGtgaggagatagagagagaaagagagagatagagagatagattaAGTGAGTAAAAGTgagtgagaaaagagagagagagagagagagagagagagagagagaagagaaagcgagagagggtgagagagagtgagagtgaaagggagagagaaaagagaaagcgagagtagagagagagatgaggataCATGCAAAGACATACTAATCCTACTTGTATTCAAGTCTGTGATACATTTCTGCTTtgaatgcactgtgtgtgtgtgtgcgtgtgtgtatgtgtgtgtgtatgtgtgtgtgtgtgtgtgtgtgtgtgtgtgtgtggtttgtctTTGCCACAGAACAAtttctaaatgtatttattcctGTAAAGTCTCTCTGAGACGATGCCGATGTTGTGAAACGCGCTCTACAAATGAAACTGATCTGAATTGTGTGTTACCTGCGGTACAGATGTGGCAGGAGGAGTGAGGGGCCCAGGCGATGCCGTTTACACACGCGCGGTGGTTGTTGAGCCGAGCCACAGGTGTGCAGGGCACACGCACGTCCAGAATGACCacctgagaaaacacacacacacacacacacacgttagcgCTCTCTGCACACGTCTCGCTTTCTATTCCCACTAAACGACTCTATAACAAATAATCCCTGAGGTTACCTCCATGCCGTCCATCGCCATGGTAGCCAGGTAGTTAGGGTCCTGCTTGTTCCAGCAGAGGCGGAGCAGCGGGTGGTGCTGAGGATCCTCATAGATGATGGTGCTGTGCTCCAGGTGACGGAGGTCAAACATGCGCACCGAGCCGTCCGCTCCGACCGACGCGAACATGTCGCGGCCTCCGCCCGCGCGGCTGAAGGCGATGTCATACACCTGCACGTCACACAGGTGAGCGTTTATTCTCATGCCTATGAATATATACAGTAACAGACGAGGAGCATGGTGTACGGAGCGGCATCCTGACCACGGAGACTCTGCCTCACCTCTTTGTCGTGGGCGATCAGCTGGGTCTTGACGTGTCCGGACACCTGGTTGACTCTCCCCAGCACCTGTCCTGTCTCCAAGCCCCAGATGGTGCAGGTGGTGTCGATACTTGAGGTTCCTGCAGGAGCAACAAACATCCACCATCTAAGAAATTCTTAATGGAATGTCCTAGAACAGACTGCGAGGTATAAATATAAGAgggtgctgtgtgtattgtataaaGAAAAATcgcaaaaagttttgggacaccatcGGGGCACCTAGACACGCAGACGGCTTCTACGAACATTTcggaaagaatgggtcgctctcaggagctcagtgaattcaagcgtggtacAGTGATAAGTTGCCAAGTCCATTCATGAAACTTcatcactactaaatattccacattcAACTGTTATAACACAGTGGAAGCAGCTggaaacaacagcaactcagagacgaagtggtaggccacataaaatcacagagcgcATGCTGAGACATACAGCACgcagaagtcaccaactttctgtaGAGTCTTCtgtaaaacttttggcaatgtagtgtatgatgACCCAGTGAGTGAATTCTAGTCTCTCCACTATTCCATTTTTTTGGAAGTGACCCTCAGCAGCACGTCTCTGGTACAGGAACAGAACGAGTCAGAATCTCACCCAGAAGGTTCGGATCCACCTCGTTCCAGTCGAAAGAAGTCAGAGGAGCGCAGAAGTCAgagttcttgttgttgttgaggaGGCATTCGAGACGCGTCTCTGTGTCATTCACctgggagggagaggaggagagaggagagagagtattTATCACGTTTCTGGTGTCTCCCTTTTTGTATGTGACCTtatgtcttttttgtttgtttacttcttttattgttttttttattgctttaaatgtgtttatcaAAATACCAAAAGTATATTAAtgcatgaaagagagagagagagagagagagagagagagaatgaaaaagagacagagagagagagagagagagagagagagagagagagagacagacagagaatatgggtaatagatagagagacacagaaagtgagagtgaaagagaggaaTGACAGAGGATAGacagatatgagagagagagagagagagagagagagagagagagagagagagaatgaaagagagagagaaaatgaaaatcaaagagagagagagagaggaatgagacAGGATAGACAgatatgagacagagagagagaggaatgagacAGGATAGACAGatatgagacagagaaagagagaggaatgagACAGGATAGACAgatatgagac comes from Hemibagrus wyckioides isolate EC202008001 linkage group LG02, SWU_Hwy_1.0, whole genome shotgun sequence and encodes:
- the dcaf7 gene encoding DDB1- and CUL4-associated factor 7, whose amino-acid sequence is MSLHGKRKEIYKYEAPWTVYAMNWSVRPDKRFRLALGSFVEEYNNKVQLVGLDEESSEFVCRNTFDHPYPTTKIMWIPDTKGVYPDLLATSGDYLRIWRVNDTETRLECLLNNNKNSDFCAPLTSFDWNEVDPNLLGTSSIDTTCTIWGLETGQVLGRVNQVSGHVKTQLIAHDKEVYDIAFSRAGGGRDMFASVGADGSVRMFDLRHLEHSTIIYEDPQHHPLLRLCWNKQDPNYLATMAMDGMEVVILDVRVPCTPVARLNNHRACVNGIAWAPHSSCHICTAADDHQALIWDIQQMPRAIEDPILAYTAEGEINNVQWASTQPDWIAICYNNCLEILRV